The window taaaagaaaactttccggtagccgaaacctacaagtgacgagacacttgtgcttcgcttctacggaaaaattactcataaaaactataaaaactcaatttttacagaaaattacagaaggtttatttttcataaaaatacaaacgaactcgtacaagtctttgcacgtggctctgataccactgttgggttcttcgggccgcgaaaaccgctttttcgcgtcgcggaaaccccgagtcacccaaagccgtagatccgtgcaaagattcgtaaacaaaacttttcgaaaaaccttttcttgtacgagtttgtaaaacctttagatctacactagataagggttaaagcgtgcctttcgcttatcccgctcgtccaaggagttgccggatctctagaccgtcaagcgccggtcctctagaagtatccacacggacacgtaggtggagaaaaacctcacacgaaggtgtgctagcaccttggtgagattcggccaagcaaggaggagagggagagggagagcttgagaggaagaaggaggaagaatcaccacacttgaatgaaaatgaattcacacccattcaccaagtggccggccactttctccacaagaataactccccattaaatacaattaatgtggagttaataagaaaatggctttgtaacttccatgaggtggcacaccatgatgatgtggaacatcatcattggtccacctaatgccaactcacaaatgaggtggcaaaaggtcaagtcaaaattgacctttggtcttccttctctagtcaagtccaacttgacccaatctctaccatggttgatctaatccaaccatttgattcgagccaacttaatataatgaatctaattcattaaattaaattgatttaataagtcataatctaaattagactcattaaatacatgaatcaacttgagtcaaactcaagttagcccaattaggattactcttaatccaatttgattcatcaaatgaatctaatcctcttggttcatcatatgaacctaatctccatctaattgtcctaagtgtgtgaccctataggttcttgtaacgttggcaatgccctaaacccatttaggagcataagtaatgagcggtatctagcaacacatcattactacccaagttacaagaatgtcgagatccgacatcaccttgtgactactaattgtgactcctcacaatatgtgacattgtccttctatcctagacatctagattgatcaatgtgaggcatagaccgtgtcatcctctaatcaatctaaatcttgaactccaagtagactcactcgatcaaatgagctcaacatctaatgttgactcatttagacatggtcatgcacttagtggtctcactctatcaagaatagcgatgtcgctcccgtcatatgggagggatagatctcatctacatcactcacatccctctgcataattcgttacatacccagtaatcgcctttatagtccacccagttacgggtgacgtttgacgaaactaaagtacataactccttatgtagggatccatggtgacttcaggtctaaggactaatagtcatactaatagccacatgagaaagtatatgacactcatataacgatccatgatactttctcatggcgggtcattcagtatatattctccaatgtatacccatgtgtcagcttgatatctctatatccatgacttgtgagatcaagtcatcgaactgacctacatgctagtcttattgcattaacattgtccctgaatgttaatactcgactaggaatgatttagagtagtgttccctatatcatctcactatcgattcaactaatcgtttgatataggtatgaaccctctactcaaggacgctattatacttagtctatttgacactaatacaaataagtataataaccaaacaaatgcctttattaatatacaagaatatgatatacatgagtccatacaatcatcaaatgattggctctagggctctaactaacaattggagcaacaaccacttccttagacaaagcctcataaagaaactgactgtttaattttctcactgaaaatgctaagtctaagtcTTTATTTTAGATCAAATTCTCTAAtattgtgatatttaaatttctattttaatttatcataatttctcaaatcacaatttttcaaatttgaagcaaaaaatattgagcatgcaaaaaattgtatcatttcctttatcatgttattttctattgttagtttgtcgaaATTCTTTGATCGACAAGCTGTTGCATGAGTTTCCTTTAACCCActattctttaataattttttggtTTTTAATTTGCAAAATCCTTTCAATAAAATAATTTCTGATTTGTAAAACTCTTTTGATAATATATTTCCTAATTCAACAAAGTCTTTCGATGATTTATTGATCAAATTAAGTAGTTGGTCAGGAGGTGAAGactatacctgacttaccttgtcggctgttgattctccccctgttgggCTGCTTTCTCCCGacattgctcccccttcatcgatgctctcgatgcttttTGAGAAAGAGATGATTGCGTCTTATGGTAGATACTCGGCGGTGAGTGCTGTTTCGATAATTTCCTTCGCCTCGGATTCTTCTGACGGTGgttcggtgtccatcgaggagttggattcgacttcaagtggttcttcgtagagcttcaagaacttttcctaaagttcttttgcgcttttgtattttTCGACTCTGTCGAGATCCTGGGCAAGTAGTACGCTCAAAAGGCAAGACTCAGCCTTACCGTTTGTTATGAATTCGTCACGCTGCTCatcagtccattgatgctcctcaagttcttctccttctttgcttttgggcatatcaaaatcataggtcattattaataataaattaaaatcagttttaaaataaacctctaTCTGTCACTTCCAAAAATCGAACTCCTCCTCGAacattggtgggtagatgttcatTTCAACCATCTCATTGCTTCAGTTGACGGTTAGTCCCCCTGAGGCGTCCtggatctgataccacttgttggaccattgcggccggctagaagggggggttgaatagcctgaaaataaaactacaacccttctcgaacttttaaactaacacttgcataaaagtaaTAGCAGgaagtaaatcagaaaagacgaggcacaccgggattgacttggttacaaccggggaggttgttgattcaaggaaaatgatcgcactaaaaactccttcaggcggagaagccttgtacaacgaTGAAGCGtacaaaaagaagctaaactacagacgaagtacacaagtgttgaaagaattgcttgagttctgattgatgaaaagcttctagaccaaggctgtatttatagccttggtcggggtgcctcgaAGGGATTCtaggcgccctgggggataaaactttatccctcaacgttcagatcgcgtttgacgcgatctggttaaaaagtcaactccgggcgccccagactgttccgggtgccctagagggaaagtcaaccctgttgactttttccagcccgagtcttctgctccggctccatttgcctcagaccgagtcttccgctcgcttgggtgatctctgccatctggaatagggctcacccaaacccaacttccggtcttatCGAGCAGACTTTCGTtatggcttctcatcccttggaatcgctgcatgcttccttctcgtccgccagcgcactcatccgcagtcttcatccctcggtcgcacccccgtgccgaccttctctctagctgcgtctcttgctccttgagcagtcttccactccggcttctcgtccctcagaaccacaacattcttccttctcgttcgccgatgtactcttccgtagtgcctcatccctcggacgcactgcatgctgtccttctcgctagctgcatcttccgctcgactacctgtgctcctaagctcctgcatacttagacacaaggttaaaaacacacaggacctaacttaacttgttgatcacaccaaaacaaccttggagttccaacaattaTGCCTATCTATCTGGTATCCGCTGAGTTCTTGGACTCATCccgttgatatattttttttttcagatactAGGTAGATATTTATGGAGTCGTTTGGAGTGTCCTATCTgtcggtcctacgtcacatccgaagaccgcttCGAGTTTTGTTTACACtttttgtgtatttggtatttggtGTATTTAGTGTTGTTATTGTATTTTGTGTTGTTGTGGTTAATGTGTAAAGCCTGGCCGGCTAGCAGTTATTGTTTTTAGGTTGTATGGGGTTTCGTtattatttttccgctgtgttggtttttagtacagccgagtgggctgctaaatatatatataactacgtgattgtgtttattttgttccagtcgAGTGggttgatgatataaactgcgtggttgagtatatattccagccgtatgtggttgatgtatattttgtatgtagaaatgcctcagattgtcacgtgtacaggggagatgttgtcgaaatttcttctagcagggactacttggggcgtgacaatttatttggtatcagagcatggtttacGATGTTCTGTATTTTTGAattaacctgataccaatttatttggtatcagagccacaggtcTACGAGGCCTGctttttgtgttttgatttcgtcttttggttttctcgatgtgacattttcgggttttgggacgtGACAGCAGcaagacatctccaagctataggaggtatgttggtatattgttatcatacatttttaTAGTATATGCATTATTgtctatgatagttatgacatgtgttagtacttttATTAGTACCTGTTTGATTGTTatagcatatattatatgtgatgagtcaaccactgatcatggtcgaccttaatagagatcaaggattacaatcTCAGGTGATTTTTTTCATATCATtctaccagtagttttagcttctgttactactagttggttagaagTTGGAGGCACATAACagtctctgctattgttagcttaTAGTGGATAGTACCTGTATATTTACGTTGACTCAGCCAGTAGAGTAccgatttaacttagttttctcAGTAGATAATTAATTTACTCTTGTTTAGACCAGTcaatagaagactgatttacacttgttgacttgggtagtcatggatcgatttaccttagtcgCTTTATAGAGGATTAACGTATTCTTGTTAGAACATAGCTACCACCAAAAGGTCTGCCAAATTCACCCACTGATAGAAATGGTCTTCTAGATGAAAAGGCTAGGCCCTGGCCTCTAAAGATACCATGTCTTCCTGACGTAGGAAACCCCTACCACCTCGACTTCCAAAGGGCCTCCTGAAGTGGAATTCATAAGATCATTCCAAACCACTATCAGCTTCAAAGGAAAACCTTCCTCCCCTACCATGTCCATGAAAGTTAGCACCTCTTCCACCTTGAAAGCCTACTCTGAAAGAAGGGAACCTACCTCTACCAAACCTAGAGTAAGCTCCAAAACTAGTGTAGCCAATACGGTAGCCACCACTCATCCCACCTTTTACAGCTTGAGTTTTAGGAAATGGATTTGCAAGCCTAGCCCTCACCTTCATCTTGATTTTCCCATAAGTCAATCCTGTGTTGTTTATACCTTCAACACAAGCAACAACAGCTGCATGAGAAGTAAAATTAACAAAtccaaaatctttccttttgacaGTTGACATGTTCCTTGCCAGCACAACTTTTTCAATCTCTCCAAAATCTTTAAATTGCTCTTTGACTTTATCTTCATCCCAAAATGGAGGCAGACCATTGACAAAGACCAATTTAACCTGCAGGACATGATCAAAATATTACAAAGAGAGGACATGATGTTAGTTGATTGTAGAGGGAACTATACTCTATTtctagaggttcgaatctttgagTTATTTGTGCTTAGTCAGATATCTTgcgcacatttgagtacatgacttgtactgacgtggaaaagactgtattagccgtataccattgtcggcttggtcagtctataaAGGATCAATATAttctattccatggggactttgaccatggactgtctgtacctggTCAGATGACTTAAAAGGTACAATCGGATAGGTCACCCCCACTGATGTGGAACAATGTAGAGCTACCTGCTTAATGTATACGATGCAACTGTTACTAGGGTGTATAATGTGGAGACTACTTAAGGTATATGATAATAAACTTTCCTCATTAGATATAGTCTCTGTAGTGGTACGCCATAGACGTACAATGTTGAACCATGGCGGATATTTCTTTCTTTCTCTATTAGTTCTTTTGAACTTAGAGCATGGTTAATACCGGATGATTAGACTACTTTACCTTGGATTGTCTAAGATTGTTGTTTTCCTGCTTGGTACTTATGTTTGATTTTTGAAGTAAACTAGTTATGTTCTATACAGTCTCGTTTCTTGATTCCTATTGCATATACCCTTGTAGAGTAGGTAGTATAGAGATTGTCTGGTTGATTgggttaaatatgctgattatgcatatctaggttgtgtgtacatatgattggtatatgttgtaggagtcctatgtTTGACTGTCCATTTACAGGAGATGTGAGTATACATGTCCAATTAGGGTTATTGTAGTTTTCTTGTGAATTATACCTATGTGGTTAGGTGTACGGGTCTGAttgtattattggaggtatcttgtcgatttagTCTTTATTGTAGTATGTGTACATCTGTTTGGTGTATTATTGGAAGTATCTTTTCGATTAAGTCTATGTTGTGGTTAGGTGTACCTGATTGATtgtattattggaggtattttattGATTACATCTGTTTTGTGGTTGCACTcatgtttgttatgttttattggaagtattGTGTTGATTACATTCATGACGTATGTctatatatgttaggtgagtattgtttgaggtgtattgtcgattatacctatgttgatatatacacacgtgttcggtatgtattgttggaggtatcatgctGATTATACCTGTGAGTGTGTGTGTTTGGCGTGTACTAATTAGAGGATCATATCAATCATACCTATGatatgtgtgcacgtgtgtcaggtgtattattggtagcatcatgatgattctacctatgttgagtgtCTACCATTATGTCTTTAGCTGTATACCTTATCAGCTAATTCTCCTACTAGTGAGTGGCCATtacgatgttgagagagttgacaatggatttgatatgtttactaggttgttatacccttggtTGCCCATAGTGAcctatggtagagtgatctcgtgcattctctagctagatagttagatgtctggatcacttatggattgtttgtggtagagcatagctcccacatattatagattattggtggagcattgctcccacatattatggatcatttgtggtggagtgttgctcccacatattatggattgcttgtagtggagtgttgctcccatatAAGTTACAATACTGGTGGTatagcgttgctcccacatagaTGGTATTTCTTGTGGTGTAGTGTTGCTCTTACATTTaatgatttattctttggtgatttgtagttagtgatcagGTTTCAGACTTGTTTTCGGGGATCTTATAGATGAATATACCTGTtgtacgggcattatgagttctaggttttatcatttaggcttACAGAGctctagatgttttcatggactcgatgatattggtattcctaggttgtttggatcgatttccattgtctttgttgatgatgTTATTTTCTGGAATGATGGTGATTTTTGGAGGGTGGCTGTGGATACACAGAGCCTAGAGGATACTCGTGATAAAGGGAAACTTGCTGATTTTATTCCTTTGACAAATTATAGGACTGAACGGAAATTTGGTATCTTGAGTAAGCTGGGCGCTTGTTCCTTTGTCACAAATGTTTATGATGATGGTAATCTCATTAAGTATAGTCACAGATTGCTCACCCCATGGTACACATGTTGCTGGCATTGCAATAGCCTACCATCTCGAGGAACCATTGTTGAATGGAGTTGCTCCTGGAGCCCAATTGATATCATGCAAGATTGGAGATACACGCCTAGGCTCCATGGAAACAGGAACTGGTCTTACTCGAGCATTAATAGCTGCAGTTGAGGTTGGCTTAATTTTTAGACATGTAGTCAAATTTATTCTGGTGATCACCCCTGAAGTTACAAGTTGTCTGATCCAAGTAGAATCTTTGGACTAAGGCCATTCTAAcccacttaaattaaaattaagtcaaGTTTTGTTAGTTGTGATTACTTGAGATTCCCCCCCTTGATTTACTGTGATTTTTGATTCAGTAAGAAATTTTGGTAGTTGTACCATTCTTATTGAATCAAAGTGGTGCTTAACATGAGTGAGGCACTCTCATTCTTGTTGCAATGACACTGTTGTTCCATGTGCAGTGATATCATCAGCATGGTTAATATGTGTTATCATTTGCCTATTGATATCGATACTTTGTTGGCACAAGTAAGTGTCATTGTGCAATTTGTATTGACACAATCTCGAGATAATGCATATCTCAAACAATAATATTGAGAATTCGCTGAGGCTAGTTACAAGGAGGATATTAAACATTAAAATGAGTGTAAATGGGAGTTCATCACTATGGATTTTTGTGGTAGGCTTGcttaggacacgacgaggccatgacgtgatttgggtagtcgttcaccgattaaccaaatccgcacacttcttagcaaTTCAGAAGACCGATTctttggatcgattgacagagctgtattgtcgagagatcgtCAGGTTGCATGGTTTCCTTTGAGcgttatatcggatagagacccactaTTCATGTCCTAGTTCTGGCAGTGTCTGTAGCAaaccttgggcacacaactctgtTTCAATACAGCATTCCAACCgcaaacagatggacagtcagagcggaccatccagACTCTAGAGGACCTGTTGAGGACTTGCGTTATGAATTTCGGAGGTAGCTGGGAGGACCACTtaccattagtagagttcgcctacaacaacaattatcattcggctatccagatgacaccattTGAAGCGTTGTATAGTGGACCTTGTCGatcacccaccctctgggaggaggatTGGGAAGGCCCAACttttaggacctcagagagctcagtaaGAGTCAAAATTGGTCCGCACTATCATACGAAGGATGTCCGAGGTGCAGGactgtcagaagagttatgcggatTGGAGACAGAGATCcatggagttctctactggtggtcatgtatttttgagagtttcacccacgaaaggggtgaagagatttggtctctgaggtaagctagctccacgatacattgggcctttccagatctcggagaGGATTGGGGCAGTAGTCTACCGTCTGATACTACCACCGCCTCTAGCAGGCGTTCATGAAGTATTTCATGTGTCCATGCTAGGGAGATACATATCTTACCTAGCACATATTCTATCAGATACATCAGTTTCCGTTCAGCCTGATGTTATTCACGAGGAAGTTCTGGTATGGATTTTGGACCACAAACAGCGTTagctgtggaacaagactatctggttggttaaagtcagatggcagtatcattgtgatgaggaggctacttgggagctcgaggatacgattcaAGCTCGATACTCCCAtctgtttacttgaggtatgtgggttaggtttcgttcaacatttatactgtttagctatagctagtacttgctgatgataaataacgaaatttggggatcaaatttttattagtgggggagaatgtaaaatatgacaataaaataataaataaataataaagttttATGAACGAATAACATtaagggaatttttaggaattttttgaaattttctggggATTAATTGGAGTTTGTATGACAAGTTTGTGGGATAAATTAATGGGCATGAGAAAAATCTGTTTAGGAATACCCAAAAGTAGGAGTTGATTTAGGAAAGAACTTAGGGTTTGATTAAACCAAAGCTAAGTttcctaaattaatttattttacttttattttcttttttccttttcctatttcttttctcccgagctcgatccctctcctcctcccctcTCGCGAACCCGAGCTTTCCTCTTCCCCTCCCTTGCGCGCCAACTCTTCCCTTCTTCCGATCACGCCGCAGCGCCCCATGGCACCGCTGCCCGAGCCTTCGTTCCCTATTCCTCTTTTCCTAGCTCCAccgatccttttcttcttcatcgAGCTCACGCCGCCGCTTCTTCTACccttctgttttcttcctccgaTCGCCAAGCAGAGCCGCCTTCTCCTTGCCCTAGCGCTGAGCGCTTGGCACTATCCGAGGCGAAGCCGTCGGTTTCCAACCTCTTGGTCAAGGTGAAGATCCGAGCCGAGGTTCGCTGGTTTTGGTTACTGTCGaaccttcctcctcttctcctcttctcctcttccgagttCTCCTTTTTCTCGACGCCACTTCCTCTCACCGCAACTGATTGCCAGCCAAATCACGCTGGCTgttttccctctgccctagcaccgACCAAGTTTTTTCTTCCCCTCTTCTCTTCTGTCACGACATCGGCGCCGAAGCCGATCCTTCTCCCGACCCCTTCCTCGTGTCACCCACAGTCGACACCGTCACACGGAGGAGCACTGACGACGAGGTCTTTCCTcttcccctctgccctagcgtcaGCAACCCAAGATTTCCTCCATCCGATTACTTTGCCCAATCCCTAGTTTTCCAAacgttattttcttcttctaccgaCTTTACCCCAATGCCTACTGCTTGATGCCACAATCCAGCAGCCACCTCCCGTGCCATGGCGTCGATCCACATCTCACAGAGGCAGCGCCTTCACTTGGTCTCGACTACCGTCTCCAACAATTAGTTGCTCCGACCATAAGTAGTGCATTGGATTTGGAGGTAAGATTTGATTAGTGTGTAATTATCATAGTGACATTCCATTTCTGTTTCAGATTGGTTATTTAGTTGCAGAGTTGGTTAGGTTATGCTTAGCGTTTAaattatgattagggttaaggaaaccaACCCTAGTTGACCGATAGATTAATATTAGGTAGAGTTAATGTCTatgatcgattagggttttccctaattaggtttgcgtattttatttagctgtttaattcatatgaatttagttaaataaaatatatgtattgattaatgcaggactctgattcgagacgagcgtgtCAACGCCGGATTGGTTAATACGATCTtcttttaaggcgggtacttctgactatcttcttgatatggtcattttagatatgcataataattTATTTCTAATAGTAATGATTATATTTCCATctactttggtatgtcactatttggttTTGTAGTTTGCCTATATTCTTATCTGTTATGCATTCATGGTTATATTCTTTTGTTTGTTGCCATGTTTACTCCTGTTCATAGGAATAGTGACATACATTGCCCTACTGTGTAGTAGTCTAGTTATTTgatatatctgatttgtgtacctggaTTTAGGTTACCTGGATCATTGtatgatttatttcttttatggtGCATGTTGTATGGAGGTGTATACTATTTGTAtctacatgtttagtgtcatgtacCATCTTGcacgattgcatgctgagtgattgttgacttcattattgttgagctcatcgctagttacatgatctgcacacgcaaccactcatgggttagtggtatatcaagcagtgtgtgtgcagtttgctctgtgAGTGTTCTGCTGGTCCACTCATAGGTAGCGTgtcgcagcgtggtagcacgtcagggatccctcctctggactgtctcagggagatgagagcattgcactctcccactctgtttggggtaggaggatagatgtacttCGACAACATCCCatctactcggtcactcaggtgcagtgatggcagagtgcacagttgtcatagccctatcctctcggtctcaccattgcgtgtgagatggctgactggtaacaggggtgacacatgtcattttgcaTCATTTTGCACaattgcatttattacttgtgattgctgcattatgtatgctgcatttgtttgggttgcatatgtttgacatgcatacaggtgacattttgtatctAGTCTGAC is drawn from Zingiber officinale cultivar Zhangliang chromosome 1B, Zo_v1.1, whole genome shotgun sequence and contains these coding sequences:
- the LOC122038389 gene encoding heterogeneous nuclear ribonucleoprotein D0-like; this encodes MWIDAMAREVAAGLWHQAVGIGVKLVFVNGLPPFWDEDKVKEQFKDFGEIEKVVLARNMSTVKRKDFGFVNFTSHAAVVACVEGINNTGLTYGKIKMKVRARLANPFPKTQAVKGGMSGGYRIGYTSFGAYSRFGRGGPLEVEVVGVSYVRKTWYL